A region from the Acinetobacter lwoffii genome encodes:
- a CDS encoding TonB-dependent siderophore receptor, protein MFYTVPPSFKLSLLSLAILVSQQSFADDTQQLPTITVTAESEQSELSSEQSKAYIIQNSSTASKLNIPLKETPQTVNVITRQQLDDFALDNTREVLRNTPGIIVSNQETERSSYLARGFEISNVLVDGVGIPLEGYNYNNDNPDSFLFDRIEVVKGANALNNGIGDPGATINMIRKRPTQELQAALNASYGSWNTQRYEADISSPLTQDGKIRGRVFGYQQNGDSYLDRYELEKNGIGAVVEADVTDTTLLTAGYTETNHKPNGVNWGSNPLINTEGEQLSYSRNYNYSPSWAHWDSNIKSYFAELEQKLGGDWTAKLTYDEKRTQRDSKLLFLSGKPGANGTSGIFLYPGMYIDDNTEQQASLSFSGTYPLWGQRHEASLGYVWAKNRLDELGYAGSFVNPLTTDLASFTPEEPSWDLSKTSGEMHIRQKNQSLYAATRLHLNDDLKLLLGANYVQAESSGSSYGTDTIYDEDKVLPYAGLTYNFSPEYTGYLSYTSIFRPQTTKADDGSINKPIEGESYEVGVKGSWLDDKLTATMAVFRTEQSNYPLRDSDGIPTLRTTQVSDLRSQGYEFGLAGQLTDHFNLSFGYTQFSLKDLINGGDARTFNPTQSFNLLTTYQVPQLPKLKLGLGVQWQDQTYLDVPEATANGVITQKAGIIEQDAYALVNLMASYELNEHMTLQANGNNLTNEKYLFNFPNQQGFYGAPANYSVAVKFKY, encoded by the coding sequence TGCCGATGATACTCAGCAATTACCGACGATTACAGTTACAGCGGAATCAGAACAGAGTGAGCTCAGCTCCGAACAGAGTAAGGCTTATATCATCCAAAATTCGTCAACCGCCTCAAAACTGAATATTCCACTCAAGGAAACGCCGCAAACAGTCAATGTCATCACTCGCCAGCAACTGGATGACTTTGCCTTAGATAATACCCGGGAAGTACTGCGCAATACCCCTGGCATTATCGTCAGCAATCAGGAAACGGAACGGAGCTCCTACCTTGCCCGAGGTTTCGAGATTTCGAATGTTTTAGTGGATGGCGTTGGTATTCCACTCGAAGGCTATAATTATAATAATGATAATCCGGACAGTTTTTTGTTTGACCGTATCGAAGTGGTGAAAGGCGCAAATGCCTTAAATAATGGAATTGGCGATCCTGGTGCAACCATTAACATGATTCGCAAACGCCCTACTCAGGAACTTCAGGCAGCCTTGAATGCCAGTTACGGTTCATGGAATACGCAGCGCTATGAAGCAGATATATCCTCTCCTCTCACCCAGGATGGAAAAATCAGAGGCCGTGTATTTGGCTATCAACAGAATGGTGACAGTTATCTGGATCGTTATGAACTGGAAAAAAACGGCATAGGTGCTGTTGTGGAGGCAGATGTAACTGACACAACCCTATTGACCGCAGGCTATACCGAAACCAATCACAAGCCGAATGGTGTGAATTGGGGTTCTAATCCACTGATCAATACTGAAGGCGAGCAGCTCAGTTACTCACGGAATTATAATTACAGTCCAAGCTGGGCCCACTGGGATAGCAATATTAAAAGTTACTTTGCCGAGCTTGAACAAAAACTGGGTGGCGACTGGACAGCCAAACTGACCTATGATGAAAAACGTACACAACGCGATTCAAAGCTCTTGTTTCTGTCCGGCAAACCTGGCGCAAATGGCACTTCAGGTATCTTCCTCTACCCAGGCATGTATATTGATGACAATACAGAACAACAAGCCAGCCTGAGTTTTAGCGGCACCTATCCGCTTTGGGGACAACGCCATGAAGCCTCATTGGGCTATGTCTGGGCCAAAAATCGTCTGGATGAATTGGGTTATGCTGGCAGCTTTGTCAATCCGCTGACCACAGATTTAGCCAGCTTTACACCAGAAGAACCAAGCTGGGATCTATCGAAAACCAGTGGGGAAATGCATATCCGGCAGAAGAACCAGAGCCTTTATGCTGCGACCCGACTGCATCTGAATGATGATCTGAAACTGCTTTTAGGTGCGAACTATGTTCAGGCTGAAAGCAGTGGTAGCAGTTATGGGACCGACACCATTTATGATGAAGATAAAGTTTTACCCTATGCCGGTTTGACCTATAACTTTAGCCCTGAATATACAGGCTATCTGAGTTATACCTCGATTTTCCGTCCGCAAACCACCAAAGCAGATGATGGCAGCATTAACAAACCGATCGAAGGTGAAAGCTATGAAGTCGGAGTCAAAGGTTCTTGGCTAGATGACAAGCTTACCGCCACCATGGCTGTGTTCAGAACGGAGCAAAGTAATTATCCGCTTCGTGATTCTGATGGTATCCCGACTTTACGCACAACTCAGGTCAGTGACCTACGTTCCCAAGGCTACGAGTTTGGCTTGGCGGGACAACTGACCGACCATTTTAACTTAAGCTTTGGTTATACCCAATTTAGCCTGAAAGATCTGATCAATGGCGGTGATGCGCGTACCTTCAATCCAACCCAGTCTTTTAATCTTTTAACTACCTATCAGGTGCCGCAACTTCCAAAACTGAAACTGGGCCTTGGTGTGCAGTGGCAAGATCAGACCTATCTAGATGTGCCTGAAGCAACCGCCAATGGAGTGATTACCCAGAAAGCTGGAATCATTGAGCAGGATGCTTATGCGCTCGTGAACTTAATGGCCAGCTATGAGCTGAATGAGCATATGACCTTGCAAGCCAATGGTAATAACCTGACCAATGAAAAATATCTGTTCAATTTCCCCAATCAGCAAGGTTTTTATGGTGCACCAGCGAATTACAGCGTTGCCGTGAAATTTAAATACTGA